The Tessaracoccus timonensis sequence GCTCGACGGCATCCGCCAGCGACTTCGGGTCCGGCGCTCCCCACGCGCCCGACGTCGCGTCCACCAGTTCGTGCGCCCCACCGCGGTTCGACGTGACGACGGGGGTTCCTGAGGCAAGCGCCTCCAGCACCGCGAGCCCAAACGTCTCCGCCGGACACACCGACAGCGAAATGTCCGCCGCCGCGTAGCGCTTCGCGAGTTCGTCGCGCCCGTCCACAAACCCGTGGAAGAACACCGGCGCGTCGCCGGCGATCTCCTCGAGCTCGGCCTTGTCCGGCCCGGTGCCGTAGAGATCTAGTCGCACCGGCCTCCCCCGACGGTGCAACTCCACTGCCGTCGCCACAGCGAGCTGCGGCGACTTCTCGTGGCTCAGCCTGCCCGCGTAGCAGAGTTTGAGCACGCCGTCGTCGGCGGGTGCGCCCACCTCGGGGCGGAACGTCGCCAGGTCCACGCCCAGCGGCACGCGCTCCAGGTTGGCGCCGGTGTTCGAGAACTCCTCGGCGGCAAACTCACTAGTGACCACGACGGCGTTGAACTCTTTCGCCAACCGACGGTTCATCGCACCCACCGCGGCCTCCACGCCGAACGAGCGCTTGATCCACATCGCGAGCATGTCGGAGAGCCGCTCGTGGCTGAACAGCACGGAGCCGACCGCGCGCTTCTTCGCCCACCGGCCCGCAGGCGAGAGCGTCCACTTGTCCGACACCTCGATGGTGGTGGGACGGAACCTGTCCAGCACGTCGAGCGCGCGCCAGGGCTTCGAGATCATGCGGTACTGCTTCGTGATGCGCGGCGACCGCACGAACACGTGGATGCCGGATTCGTCCTCGACGATCTCGTCGCGCTTCCCGGGAGACACGAACACACGCTCGTGGCCGGCCTCGATGTAGCCGCGTCCGAGCTGCTCGATGACCACCTTCATGCCACCCGACGTGGGGCCGACGAAGTTGGCCATTTGCGCGATTCGCATGCCTACCAGTGTGCCACGCCCGGCTCAGCCACCCAGTAAGAACCGGCGCTTCGGATCCTCGTGCAAGAGACCCCGCACATCCCGGCCTACTTCCACTCCGATGTGGAGCGCGACGATCTCGGCCAGCACCTTCATCACGAGCACTTGCGTTTCCGTGTGCGTCCGAACGCACCACTTGGTCAAGGCATCGACCTGCGGCGCGAGCGCCTGATGCTGTTCCGCGCGCAGCGTGCGTGCTTCAACCATCTGCCCGCTCTCCCACAGCGCCGCCTCGCGGGCGGCGGCCGCGCTGGCGTCCGAGCACCACGCGGCGAGGTCGTCGGCGCGTCGTTGCTGCCAGTCCTCGTCCAGGTCGGCAAGGTCGTCGGCTTCGCTGCGGTTCACGGAGCGCCGCGCATGCGCGCGGAGTGTGGCTTCGAGGCCGGAAACGTCGACGCTCTCCCCCAGCCATTGCGTGTGCTCGACGAGTTCGTCGGCGACGATGCCCTCGCGCAGGTCGGTCACGAGGTCAGGAGTCGGGCGGCTGAGGATGCGGGCGCACCACTCCCACATGGCGGCACGCGATGCCGCCGCGGTGTGCATGTGTTGTGCGAGATCGTCGGTCATGGCTTCACGCTACGCCATCGGGCCTTGTTGTTCCCGCATCCGTCGCAGCCGCTCGATGGCTTCAAGCGGGAGCGTCGAGCCAAACGGGTTGGCCCGACGCATCGCGCACACCGGGCACAACGTCTCATCAGCCTCCGGATGGAATGCCACTCGGCAGCGCTCGCAGGTGCGCGTGGTGACGGTGATGAGCAGCGCGGGTTCGCCGTCGAGGAGGGCACTCCAAGGCGCGGGAGCCTCGACGGTGAGCGCCCGCTGATCGCAAAACTCGATGCAGCGGCGACACCCGTCGCACAGGGACACATCGAAGTGGAGCGTGCTGGCAGCGCCTGCGTGCGTAAGCTGTAGCGCCCCTTGTGGGCACGCCTGCACGCATTGTCCCTGCGCCGTGCAGCCGGCTGCTGCGAGTTGCACGCCTGGGCCGGGTGCGTCGTCGGGCACCTCCACGAGGGGCTGATCGCCTGCGAGCACGCGCAGCGCGGAGCGCAAGCGTTGATGGTTGGTCGCAGACAAGTCGGGTTCCCAGGTGGGCTCGGCTGGCTCCGCAGTGCGGCCTCCGAGCCCGAACAGCGAGCGACGTTGCACCGTCGGCATCGCGTCGGCCTGCAGTACGTCGCGCTTCGCTTTGCCGGGCTCCGGCTCGCCCAATTCCCGACCCACCAGGGCAAACAGCGTGCGCCACTGCTCGATACGGGGGGGGTGAGCCCAGCGTCGTCGGCGTCGGGCGCGATGCGCACGTCCGCGACGCCGAGTGCGAGCATCTCCAGCGGCAGGTGCAGCGGCGCGTCGGCGAGGCTTCCAGGCCAGCAGATGGGCACCACACCGCGCTGCCCGCGCGCGGGCGGCGGCGCGTCGCTGCTCCACAGCTCGACGACCCGCCCGGCCCCAAACAGCCGCGCCCAGGTGATGACGCCGTCGACACTCATTCGGCTACGACAAGCCTCTTCGCTGCGGCCAGCGCGTCTTGACCCAGGAGCCCGATGCCTCGGTAGAACGACGTATTCGCCGCCGCGGTCAGTTGCTCGAAGAAGGTGGGCACCCACCGCAACACGTGGTCGCGGCAGAACTCATCGTGCGCGGCGAAGTACTCGTCGGCGCTAGCGTCGCCCTTATCTCCTGCCTGCATTCCCCGCACCAGGAGCTGACTCAGAAACTCCAGTTCCAGGGAGACGTGATCGTCAGGCTCGACGTTCAACTTCGGCGCTTGCAGCCCGAAGCGCTGGTACATGCGTCGGACATCGAAGGTTTCCTCGTCGAACAGCAGCTGCTCTTCACCCAGGTGCACCGATCCCCACGGCACCGCCGCGGGCACACCTGGCCCACGCAGGAGCTGGAAGTGGTCGTCGTCGATCTCTTGCATCGTCTCCGACGACGCCTGCAGCGCCTCGATACCGCTCCGGGTGCGCTCACCGCCCAGGCCGGCGGCGTCATCGGCCAGCGGCCAGGCGGCGAGCATCGTCGGATCGCGGAACACGTTAACGGTCTGCTCAGCCGGGCATTCGGTGCCCACCACGCTAGCCAGCGCCGTCCAGGTGGCGGCGAATGCGTCTGCGTGCTGACGCATCAAATCCCAATCCTGACCATCGCCTCGTAGAACTGCATACGGCCGAGCAACTCACCGACGAACACGAGCGCCAGCGCGGCGGCGACGCAGATGGTGAGTGGCGTGGGGTTGGCGTGCGGCTTCGCGAATCCGTAGATGAAGATGGCGAGCAGGCCTGCGCCCACCGCGACGAGTGCGAGCCGCAGCACGAACAGCGCCCCGGAGTACGCCTCCAGGGAGAGCGCCCCGATCTCACCCATCTGGGCGAGGCCTTGCAGGTAAATCGGCATCATCACGAGCAACGCAGAGCCAGCGACGATCACCGTCACGGCAATGCCCTTCAGCGACGAGGCGACGAGGCTGTTCACCGTGGCCTCGTCGGTGGCATCGGTGGTGGTGTCGATGTCGACCTTCTTCTTGTTTCGGCCAAACACCGTCGTCAGCATGAATGCGGTACCCACCGCGAGCGATCCGAGGAGCACCGCGGTAATGATGAACTGCGCCGGGGTGAACCACGAGTGCCAGGCCGGCACAGTGCGCAGCGAGTAGTAGATCATGCTCATCACGACGAGCAGCCCAACGCCGACGAGCGCCGTGATCGCCGCGACCACCTGGCGCAGCCTAGCGCTGCCCCACTTGAACCACTGCATGAGGGCAAACAGGAAGCCGAGGCCGGCGAAGCCCATGCCGAAGATGATCTCGCGCGACAACCACGACGACTGCCAGCCGCGGAACACATTGAGCACGTGGAACACGTCGTTCATGTGGAACATTGACGCGATCAGGCCGAGCACGAGCGTCGGACCGATGGCGTAGAGCGCAGGGTCAGCAACGCGGTCGATGGTCTTGGAATCGTGCCGCAGCGAACCAAACAATTGGATGACGCCCAGCACCAGGAATGCACCCACCGACATTTGCGCCATGACGGTGAAGAAGATCATCGGGAGTTCGTGGAGGTTCATCTCACAGCTCCTTCGGGTTCGCGATGCGGCCGGTGCCCATCCCAGATGGTTGCGCATCCCGGTGCGGAGTAATCACGAGGTTCGGTTTCGTGATGTTCGGATCGGGCAGCGGCTCAAAGGCGCTCTGGTCGCCGTACTTCTCTCGCAGCTCCTCGATGGGCCCCCAGTCGAGTGCGCGCGACGGGCACGCCGCCACGCAGGCCGGGTCCTGGCCGGTCTCGCGATAGTCGGCACACAGATCGCACTTGCTCATGTGTCCGGTCTCGGGGTTGAACTGCGGTGCGGAGTACGGGCACGCCCACTCGCAGTAGCGACACCCGACGCACTTGCTGTCGTCGACGTACACCGTGCCATCATCGCGGCGGCTCATCGCCGTCGTCGGACACACTTCCATGCATACCGCGTTGTCGCAGTGGTTGCAGGCAATGGACGTGTAATAGGAGAACACGTTGGGGGTGTAGGTGTTGCCGTGTTGCTGCCACGTTCCGCCGGTGTACTCGGCGATGCGTCGCCAGTTCACGCCTTCGGGGAGGTCGTGTTTATCTTTACAGGCCATATTGCAGGCCTTGCAGCCGTTACAGACAGTTGCATCAAAATGAAAGCCCAGCATCAGTCGTCTCCTCAAGCTTTCTTAGGTGCCGGCTCAGGGCTGACGAGCTCCACCTGCACGAGGTTCGTGTGCTGACAATTGCCCTTCGAAACAGGGGCGGGATGCATGCTCGACAGCACGTTCACCGAGCCGCCGTGGTCGATCCCGTCCTTGTCCCATTTGATCCACGCACCCTGCGGGAGCGATGCGACGCCCGGCATGATGCGCGGCGTGACCTTTGCCTGGATGTGTACCCGTCCGCGGTCATTGAACAGCCCGACGATGTCGCCGTTCTTAATGCCTCGCTGTTCGGCGTCCATGGGGTTCAGCCACACCGCCTGCGGGTGCAGCTCGTTGTTTCGCTGCAAGTTGCCGTAGGTGGAGTGAGTGCGCTGTTTGTAGTGGTGGCCGATGAGCTGGATCGGATACTTGGCGTCCTTGGCCATGGCCTCCTCTGCGCCCTCCCACGTCGCAACATACTCGGGGATGGCGGATACCTTGTCGCCCGGGCGATTCTCCGGGAACTCCCAGGTCTTGCTCATCTCCCACAGCTCCTTGGAGAAGATTTCGATCTTCCCCGACGGGGTTTCCAGCGGGTTGGCGTCGGGATCGTCACGGAATTCCTTGAGCGACACGAACGTGCCCTTTTCCGGGTTCTTCTCATCCGCGTAGTAACGGTGCACGCCCTTCTTCACAAAGTCGTCGAACTTCTCCGGCAGCGACGGCACCTCCTTGCGGCCCTCGTCGTACAGGTGCCTGGCCCAGCCCTCGAGGTCACGGCCTTCCGTGAACTCCTCCTTGATGCCCAGCTTCTCTGCGATGCCCGTGAAGATGTCGTAGCCAGGCTTGGAATCGTAGAGCGGTTCGATAGCGGGCTCGCAGGCGATCAGGTAGGCCATGTCGCCGGTGTATTCGTTCGGCACCAAGTCCCAGCGCTCAGCGGTGGTGCAGTCGGGCAGCACCAAGTCTGCCAATTCGCAGCTACGCGTGAACTGGTTGTCGATCACGCAGATAAATTCACATTTGCTGTCGTCTTGGAGCAGTTTGCGCAATTTCCCGTTGTCAGCGTGCTGGCTGGCGAGCATGTTGCCACCGAATTCCACCATGAACTTGATGCCGGTCTTCAGTCGGTCGGTGCCGCGCACGCCGTCCTTCGTCGCGGTCATTTCCTCACCGTGATCGATGGCGTCGGACCATCCGAAGTTGGAGATGGCGTCGGGAATGGGGTTCTCGCCTGCGGGAATCCACGGGGTCTTGGGCCAGAAGTAGCCCTCCTGCCCACCGGTGCCGCCGCCAGGAATACCAACCTGGCCGAGCACCGCCGCGAGCGTGTAGATGGCGCGCACCTGATTCTCGCCGTTGGCGTGCCGCTGGGGGCCCCAGCCCTGGACGATGTTGACTGGCTTGGTGATTGCCAGGCGGGTTGCGAAATCTCGAATCTGCTCGGCCGGAACCCCGGTGATTTCCGCTGCCCACTCGGGGGTCTTCTCAACGCCGTCTTCGCCTTTACCGTCCAGGTACGAACGGTACGAGAGATTCGCGGGGACGCCCTCAGGCATGGTTTTCTCATCGAATCCAACGCAGTACTTATCCAGGAATTCCTGGTCCTGCAGGTTGTTGTCGACGATGTGCTTGATCATGCCTGCGATGAGCGCCGCGTCGGTGCCTGGGCGCGGGGCGATCCACTCGTCGGCGAGTACCGTCACGGAGTCAGACTGGCGAGGGTCGATGACCGCGATGTGGAGGCCTTCCTTCTTCGCAGCCTGCAGCGAAGTCCAGAGGTTGCCGCCACCCGACATGCGGGTTTCTTGCGGGTTGTGGCCCCACAACACCCACATCTTGCTGTGCTGGATGGTGTTCTCGATGGAGTTCGACGGGCAATCTCCCTCCATGCCGTAGTGGAACCTGGTGATGGTGCCGAGCTGCGAGAATGAGTAGTTGCCGTAGTAGTTCAGCTGGCCGCCCATGAGATTGAAGATGCGCTTGGGCAGGGCACCCGCGGAGAGATGCGCATTCCACACACCGGATCCGTAGACCATGAAGCAGGCCTCGTTGCCGTGCTCCTTGATGACGCGCTTCAGCTCGTCGGCGTACAGCTGGAAGGCCTCGTCCCAGGAGATCTCGTCCCACACTCCGTCGCCGCGCTTGGTGCCCTCGCGGCGCTTGAGCGGCTTCTTGATGCGGCTCGGGTTGTAGACACGCTGGCGCATGTTTCGACCGCGAACGCAGGCTCTGATCTGACGCCCGAGCAGGGAATCGTCGCCGGTGTTATCCGGCAGCACGCGCTTGATCTGGCCATCCACCACCTGCAGGCGAAGAGGGCAGCGCGAGCCACAGTTCACTACGCAGGCGCTCCAGGTGGTCTTCGCTTCGGCGATGCCTTCCGCCGCAGCGGCGACAGGGCTTTCTGCCGGCATGCCGAGGAACTGCCCACTGCTTGCTACCAACGCGCCGCCTCCGCCGAGGGCAGCGGACCAGGTGACGAAGGAACGACGGCTCACCCCAGACTGGGGGCGGTCGACAGATGGGGCTTCAGCGCTCATGTTCATCCTTGCACTCGTTGACCGATCGGCTTCAATCCAGCAGTCTACGACATGCCATAGTTGTCGTGACAACTATGGCATACGTGGCGCGAATTCGTTGTTTATTCCGGCGGAACCGGGTGTGATTTCGATACGCGGCCTGCGGCCGCTACTCAGTCACCGAGGGCTGCGCATCGGGCACCACCCGACCGTCGAGTAGCGGCGACGCGGTTTCGATACGCCACTTCGTGGCTACTCAGTCACCGAGGGCTCCGCATCGCGCACCACCCAACCGTCGAGTAGCGGCGAAGACGCCTATCGAGACGCAGCGAGGGGAAGGAACTAACCCAATATCCACACGCGTTTGCTAAATAGGCCGATTTTGCCCGGTTTCGACAAACGAATGTGGATATTGGGTTAGCCAAGCGATTGGAGGGGTGTGGTTTCGATACGCCACTTCGTGGCTACTCAACCACCGGAGGTGACGGCCCAGCCCCCACCACGACCGTCGAGCTCCTCACCGACCGACCGTCGAGTAGCGGCGAAGCCGCGTATCGAGACGCATCCGGGATTTCGACACGCCACTTCGTGACTACTCCACCACCGGAGCTGCGCTCAGATGGCGTCTTCGATCTTGGCGCGCAGCTCAACCGGGTCGCCACCGGCCGCCACAGCCAGGCCGAGAATGTACGCACCCACCGGCGCCATCGGGCGCTCCCCCTCGTGAGCGATGCGGGCGGTCAGTTCGAGGATGAGGTCCTCGTCGATTCGAGCCGGGTCAACTCCGACGGCCTTACACGCGCGCTCGATGAAGGGACGCCACTCGCTACGGTCTTCTTTGCTCATGTCTTTGTTCTCCTTATGCGTTCGACGGTGTGCCTCCAGCGAAGCACAATCAGGCCTCCGGGCGTGTCCAATCGCCCGAACGTCCACCGGATTTGGCGATGATCTTCGCTGACACAATCTCAGCCGAGCGGTCCACGCCCTTGACCATGTCGACGACAGCGAGCGCCGCCACCGTCACCGCGGTGAGCGCTTCCATCTCGACGCCGGTGCGGTCGGCGGTGCGGACCGTCGCGCGGATGTCGACGCCGTGATCTTCGATGGCGAGATCAACCGCGCACCCGTGCACACCAATCACATGCGCCAGCGGGAGCAGCTCGGGAACCTTCTTCGTCGCGGCAATCCCAGCCACGCGGGCGACGGCGAGCACGTCGCCTTTCGGCACCGTCCCGTCGCGCAGGGCCGCCACCACGTCGGGCGAACAGCGCACCGTCGCAACGGCCGTCGCTTCACGGACACTCGGCTGCTTGCCCGTCACATCCACCATGCGGGCGGCGCCGTCGGAATCAAGATGCGTAAACTTCATGGCCCTACTTCACCAGATAGACGTCGAGTGTGCTGCCGGGGGTGACTTCTTCGACGTCGACGGGCACGTACGCCAACCCGTCGGCACGCCAGAGCGAGGCCACCAAATGTGAGCCAGAGACGCGTTCGTTGGCGGGCTCCGCGACGTCGCCGTCGAGCATCACGGGCACGAACTGGGCACGACCATTCGGGGTGCGCCAACCGCGCGACACCGTGCACGCCACCGACGGCCAGGGCTCCTGGTGCCCCGAGAACGCACCCAAGAGTTCGCGCAAGAACACCCAGCCGGAGACGAATACCGACACCGGGTTGCCTGGCAACCCCAGAAATGCGACGTCGTGGCCGCCCAGGCGCACCCGCCCGGAGCCTTGGGGCTTGCCAGGCTGCATCGCGACGGGCGAGAAGTCGGCGTCGATGGCGGCGCGCACCACATCGAAGGCCCCGACGGACACCCCGCCGGTGGTGACGAGCACGTCGGCATCCGCGCAGGCTTCATCGAGCAGCTGCTGAAAGGCAGCGACGTCGTCGCCAGCCCGGCGCACCGCGACGACCTCGCCGTCGAAGCGTCGCACCAATCCCGCGACGAGCAGCCCGTTCGAGTCGGGGATCTGGCCGGGTTGGAGGGGCTCGCCGGGGCTGGCGAGCTCGTCGCCGGTGGTCACGACGGCCACCTTCGGGCGCGCGTACACCGGCACCGACCCATACCCGATGGATGCCAGCGACGACGCCACCGCGGCGTCGATACGCGTGCCGGCGGGCACGCCGGGGTCGCCCACCTGGATGTTCTCGCCCTGTGCGCGCACGTGCTTGCCAGGTTCAGCTGCCTCGACGATGCGCACGCGCTCGGGCAGCGGGGTGGCGCCGCGGGGTTGGTCGGTGAGTTCAACCGGCACGACGATGTCCGCGCCGGCTGGCAGCGGGGCGCCCGTCATGATGCGCGCGGCGGCACCGACCGGCAGCGGATCGGGTTCGCACGCGCCCGCGGGGATGTCGGCGGCGACGGGGAGCGTCGTCGGCGCCTGCACGTCGACGCCACGCACCGCGAATCCGTCCATGGCGGAGTTCGTGAACGGAGGGACCGGCACGAGCGCGTCGAGGCCGCGCGCGAGCACGCGCCCCTCGGCGAGCGCGAGCGGCATCTCCTCGATGGGCAGTTCGCGGGCCAGGGCACGCACGTGCTCGAGGTGTTCGTCGATGCTTCTCATGCGGTTCGCTTTCGGAATGGGATCACGTGGTAGTGGCACGCCGCCGCGTCGAGCAGCCACAGCTTGCCGACGAGCAGCTCGCCGAAGCCTGCCAGGTATTTGAGGGCCTCCCCCACCTGCAGCGTGCCGACCTGCGCCACAGTGGAGCCCAAGATGCCGATGTCGAGTGCGGTCGGGTACATCCCGGGCTCGGGCTCGACGGGGTGCAGATCGCGTAGCCAGAGCTCGTCGCCGTGCTCGTCGGGCAGCCCGAAGAAGGAGCACTGCCCCTGCATACCCACAGCGCTCGCCCACACCAGCGGCGTGCGGGCCGCGCGGGCGGCGTCGGAGATGAGGTACTTCGCGGTGAACTGGTCGGTGCAGTCGAGCACGAGGTCGGCCGACGGAAACAGCTGCGCGGCCAGCTCTGATGTCAGGAACTCCTCGACTGCATCCACCTCGACGCCCGGGTTCAGACGCGTCAGCGTCTCGGCAGCCGAGCGCGCCTTGTTCACGCCGATGTCGCGGTGCAGCACCTGGCGCTGGAGGTTCATTTCCTCGACGACGTCACCATCCACGACGGTAATGTGCCCGACGCCGGCGGCGGCGAGGTAGGGCAGCGTCGCCGAGCCGAGACCGCCCGCGCCCACCACCACGACGCGGCTAGCCAGAAGGCGTTCTTGCCCGCGCTCCCCCAGGCCGGGGACATCGATGTTACGGCGGTAGCGCCGTCGCTGTGCCTCCGTTAGGGGCACTGCGACCACTCCTCGCTTCCGTCCGTGAAGCGCTGGAGCTTCCAGATGGGCAGCGTTTCTTTGATGCGGTCGACGAGGTCCGACGCGCACGCGAACGCCTGCTTCCGGTGCGACGCCCCCACCACCACAACGAGCGCGGTGTCGCCGATGGCAAGGTCGCCCACCCGGTGGTGTGCCGCGACGGCGTGCACACCGTCGCGGTCCTGGAACTCAGCGACGGTGCGGCGCATCACTGCATCAGCCGACGGATGCCCCACGTAGCGGATGCCCGCAACCGCGCGCCCATCGTCGTGATTGCGCACCACGCCGCGGAACGTCACCACCGCGCCGGCGGCATCGTCGCCGACAAATGCTTCGAGGCGCGCGTCGTCGATGGTGACCTCGACGACGGCTGCGTCCATGCGTGCGGTCATGGGATTAGCCGCCGGCGAAGGGTGGGAGGACGTCGAGGGTGGTGACCCCGTCGAGCGAACCACTCGCGATGGGCTCCCCGTCAGCGAGGAAGGTGCACACTTGCAGCACCCGGGCGAGGCGTTCGTCGCCCTCGCCGAGTTGTTCGCGCAGGGTTTCGAGGGTGAGCCCCTCGGCGTCGACCTCGCGGATGTCACCGCCGGCAGCTTCTGCGGCTCCGGCGAAGAACCTGACCTGCATTCATCCTCCGATCGCACTCATGCCACGCTGTGGCTGCTCGAATTCGTCCGTGTCAATGCCGTGGGCCTGCGGTTTGCGACGGTGTGCGCCCGCCCAAGCCTCCGCAAGCGTAGCGTCGTCGGCCCCTGAGCGAAGAAGCCCGCGCAGGTCCGTCTCTGTGCGCGAGAACAGGCAGGTGCGGATTTGGCCGTCGCTGGTGATCCTGGTGCGGTCGCAGCTGGCGCAGAACGGATGCGAGACCGATGCGATCACGCCGATGTGCCCGCCGGGCTGGGTGTCGTCGGGCGCGACGCTCCACAGCTCCGCCGGTGCTGCTCCGCGCGGCTCGGTGGCGGGCGAGAGTTGGAAGCGCGCGCTGAGCGCGTCGAGGAGTTCCTGCGCGGTCACCATGTCGTGACGGTGCCACTCCCCCTTCGGCCCGAGCGGCATCTGCTCGATGAAGCGCAGCTCGTAGCCGCCCTTGAGCGCGAACTCCGCCAGGGGCACCACGTCGACTTCGTTGACCCCGCGCATAATGACAGCGTTAACCTTCACCGGCCGCAGCCCGGCTGCGTGGGAGGCCTCGATCGCTTCGAGCACGTCGGGGAGACGGTCGCGCCGGGCCATCTGCGCGTAGCGGGCCTCGTCGAGGGAGTCGATGGAGATGTTCACGCGGTCGAGGCCGGCGTCGCGGAGTTCCTCCACCCTGGGCGCGAGGCCGATGCCGTTCGTAGTCAGCGCAGTTTCCGGCGCGCTGCCGTCGGGTAGTCGGAGCTGCTTCACGCGGGCAAGAATGTTGACGAGGCCTGGCCGGATGAGGGGCTCGCCGCCGGTGAAGCGCACCTTGGTGATACCGAGTTGTTCCACCCCCACGCGGATGAGGCGCACGACCTCGTCGTCGGTGAGGGTCTCGTCGCGTGGGATCCATTGCATGCCCTCCGCGGGCATGCAGTACACGCAGCGGAGGTTGCAGCGGTCGGTCAGGGACACCCGCAGATCGCGGGCGACGCGCGCGTGTGCATCCCTGAGCTCAAGCATAGGGCGCAAGTCTAGCCGGGTATTGCCGTCTGCTCGACTGAGCGCACACTAGATCGCAAAAACCGCCTTTACCGGGGCCAAATCGTCGTCTGGAGT is a genomic window containing:
- a CDS encoding glycosyltransferase encodes the protein MVGMRIAQMANFVGPTSGGMKVVIEQLGRGYIEAGHERVFVSPGKRDEIVEDESGIHVFVRSPRITKQYRMISKPWRALDVLDRFRPTTIEVSDKWTLSPAGRWAKKRAVGSVLFSHERLSDMLAMWIKRSFGVEAAVGAMNRRLAKEFNAVVVTSEFAAEEFSNTGANLERVPLGVDLATFRPEVGAPADDGVLKLCYAGRLSHEKSPQLAVATAVELHRRGRPVRLDLYGTGPDKAELEEIAGDAPVFFHGFVDGRDELAKRYAAADISLSVCPAETFGLAVLEALASGTPVVTSNRGGAHELVDATSGAWGAPDPKSLADAVERLAPNLGPDLRQAARARAEQYSWRRTVEQMLALHERLADEAPARSLHGFTRRKHA
- a CDS encoding molecular chaperone gives rise to the protein MRQHADAFAATWTALASVVGTECPAEQTVNVFRDPTMLAAWPLADDAAGLGGERTRSGIEALQASSETMQEIDDDHFQLLRGPGVPAAVPWGSVHLGEEQLLFDEETFDVRRMYQRFGLQAPKLNVEPDDHVSLELEFLSQLLVRGMQAGDKGDASADEYFAAHDEFCRDHVLRWVPTFFEQLTAAANTSFYRGIGLLGQDALAAAKRLVVAE
- a CDS encoding DmsC/YnfH family molybdoenzyme membrane anchor subunit, coding for MNLHELPMIFFTVMAQMSVGAFLVLGVIQLFGSLRHDSKTIDRVADPALYAIGPTLVLGLIASMFHMNDVFHVLNVFRGWQSSWLSREIIFGMGFAGLGFLFALMQWFKWGSARLRQVVAAITALVGVGLLVVMSMIYYSLRTVPAWHSWFTPAQFIITAVLLGSLAVGTAFMLTTVFGRNKKKVDIDTTTDATDEATVNSLVASSLKGIAVTVIVAGSALLVMMPIYLQGLAQMGEIGALSLEAYSGALFVLRLALVAVGAGLLAIFIYGFAKPHANPTPLTICVAAALALVFVGELLGRMQFYEAMVRIGI
- a CDS encoding DMSO/selenate family reductase complex B subunit is translated as MLGFHFDATVCNGCKACNMACKDKHDLPEGVNWRRIAEYTGGTWQQHGNTYTPNVFSYYTSIACNHCDNAVCMEVCPTTAMSRRDDGTVYVDDSKCVGCRYCEWACPYSAPQFNPETGHMSKCDLCADYRETGQDPACVAACPSRALDWGPIEELREKYGDQSAFEPLPDPNITKPNLVITPHRDAQPSGMGTGRIANPKEL
- a CDS encoding DMSO/selenate family reductase complex A subunit gives rise to the protein MSAEAPSVDRPQSGVSRRSFVTWSAALGGGGALVASSGQFLGMPAESPVAAAAEGIAEAKTTWSACVVNCGSRCPLRLQVVDGQIKRVLPDNTGDDSLLGRQIRACVRGRNMRQRVYNPSRIKKPLKRREGTKRGDGVWDEISWDEAFQLYADELKRVIKEHGNEACFMVYGSGVWNAHLSAGALPKRIFNLMGGQLNYYGNYSFSQLGTITRFHYGMEGDCPSNSIENTIQHSKMWVLWGHNPQETRMSGGGNLWTSLQAAKKEGLHIAVIDPRQSDSVTVLADEWIAPRPGTDAALIAGMIKHIVDNNLQDQEFLDKYCVGFDEKTMPEGVPANLSYRSYLDGKGEDGVEKTPEWAAEITGVPAEQIRDFATRLAITKPVNIVQGWGPQRHANGENQVRAIYTLAAVLGQVGIPGGGTGGQEGYFWPKTPWIPAGENPIPDAISNFGWSDAIDHGEEMTATKDGVRGTDRLKTGIKFMVEFGGNMLASQHADNGKLRKLLQDDSKCEFICVIDNQFTRSCELADLVLPDCTTAERWDLVPNEYTGDMAYLIACEPAIEPLYDSKPGYDIFTGIAEKLGIKEEFTEGRDLEGWARHLYDEGRKEVPSLPEKFDDFVKKGVHRYYADEKNPEKGTFVSLKEFRDDPDANPLETPSGKIEIFSKELWEMSKTWEFPENRPGDKVSAIPEYVATWEGAEEAMAKDAKYPIQLIGHHYKQRTHSTYGNLQRNNELHPQAVWLNPMDAEQRGIKNGDIVGLFNDRGRVHIQAKVTPRIMPGVASLPQGAWIKWDKDGIDHGGSVNVLSSMHPAPVSKGNCQHTNLVQVELVSPEPAPKKA
- a CDS encoding DUF6457 domain-containing protein, with amino-acid sequence MSKEDRSEWRPFIERACKAVGVDPARIDEDLILELTARIAHEGERPMAPVGAYILGLAVAAGGDPVELRAKIEDAI
- the moaC gene encoding cyclic pyranopterin monophosphate synthase MoaC, with the translated sequence MKFTHLDSDGAARMVDVTGKQPSVREATAVATVRCSPDVVAALRDGTVPKGDVLAVARVAGIAATKKVPELLPLAHVIGVHGCAVDLAIEDHGVDIRATVRTADRTGVEMEALTAVTVAALAVVDMVKGVDRSAEIVSAKIIAKSGGRSGDWTRPEA
- the glp gene encoding gephyrin-like molybdotransferase Glp; the encoded protein is MRSIDEHLEHVRALARELPIEEMPLALAEGRVLARGLDALVPVPPFTNSAMDGFAVRGVDVQAPTTLPVAADIPAGACEPDPLPVGAAARIMTGAPLPAGADIVVPVELTDQPRGATPLPERVRIVEAAEPGKHVRAQGENIQVGDPGVPAGTRIDAAVASSLASIGYGSVPVYARPKVAVVTTGDELASPGEPLQPGQIPDSNGLLVAGLVRRFDGEVVAVRRAGDDVAAFQQLLDEACADADVLVTTGGVSVGAFDVVRAAIDADFSPVAMQPGKPQGSGRVRLGGHDVAFLGLPGNPVSVFVSGWVFLRELLGAFSGHQEPWPSVACTVSRGWRTPNGRAQFVPVMLDGDVAEPANERVSGSHLVASLWRADGLAYVPVDVEEVTPGSTLDVYLVK
- a CDS encoding HesA/MoeB/ThiF family protein, which produces MPLTEAQRRRYRRNIDVPGLGERGQERLLASRVVVVGAGGLGSATLPYLAAAGVGHITVVDGDVVEEMNLQRQVLHRDIGVNKARSAAETLTRLNPGVEVDAVEEFLTSELAAQLFPSADLVLDCTDQFTAKYLISDAARAARTPLVWASAVGMQGQCSFFGLPDEHGDELWLRDLHPVEPEPGMYPTALDIGILGSTVAQVGTLQVGEALKYLAGFGELLVGKLWLLDAAACHYHVIPFRKRTA
- a CDS encoding molybdenum cofactor biosynthesis protein MoaE, with amino-acid sequence MTARMDAAVVEVTIDDARLEAFVGDDAAGAVVTFRGVVRNHDDGRAVAGIRYVGHPSADAVMRRTVAEFQDRDGVHAVAAHHRVGDLAIGDTALVVVVGASHRKQAFACASDLVDRIKETLPIWKLQRFTDGSEEWSQCP